Proteins encoded in a region of the Ralstonia pseudosolanacearum genome:
- a CDS encoding IS5 family transposase (programmed frameshift) produces the protein MRKKTYPSDMSRERFEPIRPLLEQARKRTKPRTVDLYEVWCAVLYLLRTGCQWRALPSDFPKWRTVHSYFAKWSEPDEQGVSLLERALKKSQVGAARARQGRNACTTFLIVDAQSVKNTDTAAHKGYDAGKKVSGIKRHIAVDTQGLPHAVAVTTAEVTDRKGALQALKRCKPGLSRVQSLLADNGYVGEPFAQGVRDALSEEVTVQIAKRSELHTFKVIPQRWVVERSFAWLEKNRRLWKNCERKLNTSLQFVHLAFLALLLRRS, from the exons ATGCGCAAGAAGACCTACCCAAGTGACATGAGCCGGGAGCGGTTCGAGCCGATTCGCCCGCTGCTGGAACAGGCCCGCAAGAGAACCAAGCCGAGAACGGTGGACCTGTACGAGGTGTGGTGCGCAGTGCTGTACCTGCTGCGCACAGGCTGCCAATGGCGTGCGTTGCCCAGCGACTTCCCCAAATGGCGCACAGTGCATTCGTACTTCGCCAAATGGAGCGAGCCCGACGAGCAAGGCGTGAGCCTGCTGGAGCGGGCGCTCAAAAAATC TCAGGTTGGCGCGGCCCGCGCCAGACAGGGGCGCAACGCCTGCACGACGTTCTTGATCGTGGACGCGCAGAGCGTGAAGAACACGGACACGGCGGCGCACAAGGGCTATGACGCGGGCAAGAAGGTTTCGGGCATCAAACGCCATATCGCAGTGGACACGCAGGGTCTGCCGCATGCCGTGGCGGTGACGACCGCCGAGGTGACAGATCGCAAGGGGGCGCTACAGGCGCTCAAGCGCTGCAAGCCCGGCTTGAGCCGAGTGCAAAGTTTGCTGGCCGACAATGGTTATGTGGGCGAGCCTTTTGCGCAGGGCGTGCGCGACGCCTTGAGCGAAGAGGTGACGGTGCAGATTGCCAAACGTAGCGAACTGCACACCTTCAAGGTGATACCCCAACGCTGGGTTGTGGAGCGCAGCTTTGCGTGGCTGGAGAAGAACCGCAGGCTATGGAAGAACTGCGAACGCAAACTCAACACCAGCCTGCAATTCGTTCATCTAGCCTTCCTGGCCCTGTTGCTCAGGAGATCGTGA
- a CDS encoding AraC family transcriptional regulator, whose amino-acid sequence MSDDFEQVRGHLAARIARWIEDGEAYMPPISGLSLHRHTQAGAPVNCLLEPAIAVPLQGVKRTLLGSEVYTYDRHSFLITSLDLPVAMQVASASPDSPYLSAVLRLDARMISDLVMETGVKPVRLGLPRFSGRSSS is encoded by the coding sequence ATGAGCGATGACTTTGAGCAAGTGCGTGGACATCTTGCCGCGCGGATTGCACGATGGATCGAAGACGGGGAGGCGTACATGCCCCCCATTTCCGGCCTGAGCTTGCACCGGCATACCCAAGCAGGGGCTCCGGTGAACTGCTTGCTGGAGCCTGCTATCGCAGTGCCATTGCAGGGGGTCAAGCGAACGCTGCTTGGGTCCGAGGTGTACACCTATGACAGGCACAGCTTTCTGATCACGTCACTGGATCTGCCGGTGGCGATGCAGGTTGCGAGTGCCTCGCCCGACTCCCCCTATCTGAGCGCCGTTTTGCGGCTTGACGCCCGGATGATCAGTGACCTGGTCATGGAAACCGGCGTAAAGCCTGTCAGACTGGGGTTGCCCCGTTTCAGTGGACGGTCAAGCAGTTGA
- a CDS encoding zinc-binding dehydrogenase, with protein sequence MMKAIVYRRHGEPSDVLTYEERSAPTHPGLNEVVVRVTKRMVHPIDGLLVRGIVPAPISPEGAVPGGDGVGIVEQVGASVDPSTGIVPGKRVILFPVHGTWAERVVAPATAVIPLPDDVSDETACQIIINGITAIVLMRAALAADSHAGIASPLLVTAAGSSVGRNVIALAQMRGAKVVAVVRSDAGAAILAQSLSGIPIVSTERQGWPAAVAAACGQAPSVVIDPIGGEMTAQFVELLADGGTLLTYGGLDARPSMISTIAMTVRQLTVKGVNAPGWLASTLPAQRSSDLADLFEMTRRAPQNFAEFRAFPINEAIEALSAAQATPRRGATILTSGA encoded by the coding sequence ATGATGAAAGCAATCGTCTACCGCCGTCACGGTGAGCCCTCCGACGTGCTGACCTACGAAGAGCGGTCGGCCCCAACCCATCCGGGGCTCAACGAAGTGGTGGTGCGCGTCACCAAGCGAATGGTGCATCCCATCGATGGTTTGCTTGTACGCGGCATCGTGCCCGCGCCAATTTCTCCCGAAGGTGCCGTTCCCGGAGGGGACGGTGTCGGCATCGTCGAACAGGTCGGCGCGAGCGTCGATCCATCGACCGGCATCGTCCCCGGCAAGCGCGTGATCCTGTTCCCGGTGCATGGCACGTGGGCGGAGCGCGTGGTGGCACCTGCCACCGCAGTCATTCCTCTACCCGATGATGTCAGCGATGAAACCGCCTGCCAGATCATCATCAACGGCATCACCGCGATCGTGCTCATGCGTGCGGCCTTGGCCGCAGACAGCCACGCCGGCATTGCCTCGCCACTACTCGTTACCGCCGCCGGCTCCAGCGTCGGTCGCAATGTGATTGCTTTGGCGCAAATGCGCGGGGCCAAAGTGGTTGCTGTTGTGCGCAGCGACGCCGGGGCGGCCATCTTGGCGCAAAGCTTGTCGGGCATTCCCATCGTCAGTACGGAGCGTCAAGGATGGCCTGCTGCTGTTGCCGCCGCATGCGGACAAGCGCCGTCCGTAGTGATCGACCCCATCGGTGGCGAAATGACCGCCCAGTTTGTGGAACTGTTGGCCGACGGCGGCACCTTGCTGACATACGGCGGACTGGACGCGCGGCCCTCAATGATTTCGACGATCGCGATGACGGTGCGCCAACTGACGGTGAAGGGCGTAAACGCCCCGGGTTGGCTGGCAAGCACTTTGCCCGCGCAACGTTCGTCCGATCTCGCTGACCTGTTCGAAATGACACGCCGGGCCCCCCAGAACTTCGCCGAGTTCAGGGCGTTCCCCATCAATGAAGCGATCGAAGCGCTGTCCGCCGCACAGGCCACTCCGCGGCGTGGCGCGACGATCCTGACGTCAGGGGCATAA
- a CDS encoding MBL fold metallo-hydrolase — protein sequence MKQLFPDLWQTQTEHPFHGVTSHAYLLTRPNGNILFYGTGVLDELQPIRDLGGIVRQYLSHRDEAGPALVQIKQAFGSALCCHALEAKAIRSICPVDLTFDTHETQMGDIEVIPTPGHTSGSTCFVYRSPHGKTYLFTGDSIFPDGQAWGTRVQFSAGGRKSDLKTSLALLRDLQPDVIISSASVGRSPVQAMSAGEWQAIVNEAIHRLQ from the coding sequence GTGAAGCAGTTGTTCCCCGATCTCTGGCAGACGCAGACGGAACATCCTTTCCACGGCGTCACTTCGCACGCCTACCTTCTCACACGGCCAAACGGGAACATTCTGTTCTATGGCACGGGCGTGCTGGACGAATTGCAGCCTATCCGGGATCTGGGCGGGATCGTTCGTCAATATCTGAGCCACCGGGACGAAGCGGGGCCGGCGCTCGTGCAAATCAAGCAGGCGTTCGGCTCCGCATTATGCTGTCATGCGCTGGAGGCCAAGGCCATCCGCTCCATATGCCCGGTGGACTTGACCTTCGACACGCATGAGACCCAAATGGGCGACATCGAGGTCATTCCGACTCCGGGGCATACATCGGGAAGCACATGTTTCGTCTACCGCTCGCCTCACGGAAAAACCTATCTCTTCACCGGTGATTCGATCTTCCCCGATGGCCAAGCTTGGGGAACACGCGTGCAGTTTTCCGCGGGCGGACGCAAGTCCGACTTGAAGACCAGTCTTGCCCTGCTGCGGGATTTACAGCCCGACGTGATCATCTCAAGCGCGTCCGTGGGTCGTTCACCTGTCCAAGCGATGTCTGCCGGTGAATGGCAAGCGATCGTCAACGAAGCCATCCACAGGTTGCAGTAA
- a CDS encoding transposase gives MSTRIEEDIVQRTDNRKSALVLDAIQGKTTVAKASRADDLPPSEVEGWVENGQRGMENALRAHRLD, from the coding sequence ATGAGCACGAGAATAGAAGAAGACATCGTGCAACGGACCGACAACCGCAAGAGCGCACTGGTGCTGGACGCCATCCAGGGCAAGACGACAGTGGCGAAGGCCAGCCGTGCCGATGACCTGCCACCCTCTGAGGTCGAGGGTTGGGTGGAAAACGGTCAGCGCGGCATGGAGAACGCGCTGCGAGCCCATCGGCTGGACTGA
- the cysC gene encoding adenylyl-sulfate kinase, translated as MTPSPSTLWLTGLSAAGKTTLAHALAEALTAAGAACQVLDGDAVRQALSRDLGFSKADRSENIRRVADRCRQLNDAGSWAIAAVISPYRDDREQARRTIGEPRFFEIHLATPLTVCERRDPKGLYRRARAGEIAHFTGISDAYEVPQHPDLRFDTATQSVAECVAATLAWLAAVSGNAMTP; from the coding sequence ATGACGCCCTCCCCTTCCACGCTGTGGCTGACGGGCCTGAGCGCAGCCGGCAAGACGACCCTCGCGCATGCGCTCGCCGAGGCGCTGACGGCCGCCGGCGCTGCCTGCCAGGTTCTCGATGGCGACGCGGTGCGCCAGGCATTGAGCCGCGACCTCGGCTTCTCCAAGGCCGACCGCAGCGAGAACATCCGGCGCGTGGCTGACCGGTGCCGGCAGCTCAATGATGCGGGGTCATGGGCCATCGCCGCCGTGATTTCGCCCTATCGGGACGACCGCGAACAGGCGCGCCGGACCATCGGCGAACCCAGGTTCTTCGAAATCCATCTGGCCACCCCGCTCACCGTGTGCGAGCGGCGCGATCCGAAAGGCTTGTATCGCCGCGCCCGTGCGGGAGAGATCGCGCATTTCACCGGCATCAGCGATGCCTATGAAGTGCCGCAGCACCCCGATCTGCGGTTCGATACTGCGACACAGTCGGTGGCTGAGTGCGTGGCCGCGACCCTGGCATGGCTTGCGGCCGTGAGCGGCAATGCAATGACTCCGTAA